One Solea solea chromosome 5, fSolSol10.1, whole genome shotgun sequence genomic window carries:
- the ccpg1 gene encoding cell cycle progression protein 1 isoform X1, which yields MSETSSDAESSCGWTIITNEGSDIETLLLEAVVDYGTELSERPPVEESELQDTHASALAECDETLRDQTMAETLFCSQDRDDAAGKEQVTLLSSSDHSDIMTLRDTREDEHADVEDEAAASEESYLGTSCSSQYAFTAADTAGLIRSHWTLPQSLLNLGKHLRSQLTGGRSFTVFPVKQQAATNTSSSEDETGPSSSTVLRRRRVRRNTTSTLTEPQEETLESGLHQDHDREDDREEVKEEDDREEVKEEDDREEVKEEDREDDREDDREDDREDDREDDREEKQQETGVRPPDDVRVRGRCRSIVHTCVVLALVVGACMSFSRLYGTQQIPEEPELFVCLGSDVDPEEPFLNQALKEDADHHHENQEINIKQAQRDDSEMFLKQKATERTSMMAEQQRLTAENQQLSTLQEELRHLRSKLSRLEKTGAGVDSVRSENQRLKEQLEEKKQAITNVHVQREELMAEAQTLKKKLEEERKVTHELRSELNDLRSDVHGSGAEELQSRLTELEKRLGFEKQRSDLWERLYVENKDRAKGDAESTVKRPKKGMAGKVQETFDAVKNSTKEFVHHHKEQIKKAKEAVKENLRKFSDSVKSTFRHFKNSASTLMNKARGFCHGKCDGRDPNAKESWQHRAHRPQNTRKPGHKVHQDRGPNMKGCSGVLDCAYQESTSLFNRAMEPITADEFYQLLQSYVQQEVDHFHHWKELERFINNFFHNGVFIHDQMLFTDFVSGVEEYLADMREYQGLHGDVFGDLDDYVYRHFFGDAYAKHYSPRRPFEKPVTDSKEEVKSRHHQRRQQRARSRPRSGGNSERHMADVKIEVGPLPFDPKY from the exons aTGTCGGAGACATCGAGTGATGCAGAGTCGTCCTGTGGCTGGACCATTATTACTAATGAG GGTTCAGATATTGAAACATTGTTATTGGAGGCTGTCGTGGATTATGGCACTGAGCTGTCGGAGCGCCCTCCAGTGGAGGAATCGGAGCTGCAGGACACTCATGCCTCTGCACTCG CTGAGTGTGACGAGACGCTGAGAGACCAGACCATGGCGGAGACGCTGTTCTGCTCCCAG GACAGAGACGACGCTGCAGGGAAGGAGCAGGTGACTCTGCTGTCCTCCAGCGATCACTCTGACATTATGACCCTGCGAGACACGAGGGAGGACGAGCATGCAGACGTGGAGGACGAGGCAGCGGCCAGCGAGGAGTCTTACCTGGGCACGTCGTGCAGCAGCCAGTACGCCTTCACTGCTGCAGACACAG CAGGTTTGATCAGGAGTCACTGGACTCTTCCTCAAAGTCTGCTGAATTTAGGAAAGCATCTGAGGAGCCAGCTCACTGGAGGGCGCTCTTTCACAG TTTTCCCAGTGAAGCAGCAAGCGGCGACAAATACGAGCAGCAGTGAGGACGAGACGGGACCGAGCTCCAGCACTGTCCTACGAAGACGGAGGGTGAGGAGAAACACCACGAGCACGCTGACCGAGCCTCAGGAGGAGACGCTGGAGTCTGGTCTGCACCAGGACCACGACAGAGAGGACGACAGAGAGGAGGTCAAAGAAGAGGACGACAGAGAGGAGGTCAAAGAAGAGGACGACAGAGAGGAGGTCAaagaagaggacagagaggatgaCAGAGAGGACGACAGAGAGGACGACAGAGAGGACGACAGAGAGGACGACagagaggagaagcagcaggaaaCTGGAGTCCGACCTCCTGATGATGTGCGAGTGCGAGGCCGGTGCAGAAGCATCGTCCACACCTGCGTCGTGCTCGCTCTGGTCGTCGGCGCCTGCATGAGCTTCAGTCGCCTCTATG GCACACAGCAGATTCCAGAAGAACCagagctgtttgtgtgtttgggttCTGATGTGGATCCAGAAGAACCTTTTCTAAACCAG GCTCTGAAGGAAGATGCTGATCATCATCACGAGAACCAGGAGATCAACATCAAACAG GCCCAGAGAGATGACTCTGAAATGTTTCTGAAACAAAAAGCCACTGAGAGAACTTCCATGATGGCTGAGCAGCAGAGGCTGACGGCTGAAAACCAGCAGCTGTCCACACtccaggaggagctgagacacCTGCGCTCCAAGCTCTCACGTCTGGAGAAGACGGGAGCTGGAGTCGACTCAGTGAGGTCAGAAAACCAGAGGCTGAAAGAGCAGCTGGAAGAGAAGAAGCAGGCCATCACTAACGTCCATGTGCAGAGGGAGGAGTTAATGGCTGAAGCACAGACGctgaagaagaagctggaggaggagaggaaggtcACACACGAGCTGAGGAGCGAGCTGAACGATTTGAGGAGTGACGTCCATGGTTCAGGAGCAGAGGAGCTGCAGTCACGTCTGACGGAGCTGGAGAAGAGACTGGGCTTCGAGAAGCAGCGCTCGGACCTGTGGGAGAGGCTGTACGTGGAAAACAAGGACCGAGCCAAAGGAGACGCAGAGTCCACGGTGAAAAGGCCAAAGAAGGGCATGGCAGGGAAAGTGCAAGAGACATTTGACGCTGTGAAAAACTCCACTAAAGAGTTTGTTCATCACCACAAAGAGCAGATCAAAAAAGCAAAGGAGGCCGTGAAGGAAAACCTGCGCAAGTTTTCCGATTCTGTCAAATCCACTTTTCGACACTTCAAAAACTCAGCGTCGACGTTGATGAACAAAGCTCGAGGCTTCTGTCACGGGAAATGTGACGGAAGGGATCCGAACGCTAAGGAGAGCTGGCAGCACAGAGCCCACAGACCTCAGAACACTCGCAAACCGGGACACAAAGTTCACCAAGACCGAGGTCCAAACATGAAAGGATGCTCTGGGGTTCTTGACTGCGCCTACCAGGAGTCCACGAGTCTGTTCAACAGAGCCATGGAGCCCATCACAGCCGACGAGTTCtaccagctgctgcagagctacGTGCAGCAGGAAGTCGACCACTTCCACCACTGGAAGGAGCTCGAGAGGTTCATCAACAACTTCTTCCACAACGGGGTCTTCATCCACGACCAGATGCTGTTCACAGACTTTGTCAGTGGCGTCGAGGAATATCTGGCAGACATGCGCGAGTACCAGGGGCTGCACGGCGACGTCTTCGGAGATCTGGACGACTACGTCTACAGACACTTCTTTGGAGACGCCTACGCCAAACACTACAGCCCCAG ACGACCGTTTGAAAAACCCGTCACAGACTCAAAGGAAGAGGTGAAGTCCAGACATCACCAGCGGAGGCAGCAGAGAGCCAGATCTCGACCCCGCTCAGGAGGAAACTCTGAGCGTCACATGGCCGACGTGAAAATAGAAGTGGGTCCGCTGCCGTTTGATCCCAAATACTGA
- the ccpg1 gene encoding cell cycle progression protein 1 isoform X3 has translation MSETSSDAESSCGWTIITNEGSDIETLLLEAVVDYGTELSERPPVEESELQDTHASALAECDETLRDQTMAETLFCSQDRDDAAGKEQVTLLSSSDHSDIMTLRDTREDEHADVEDEAAASEESYLGTSCSSQYAFTAADTAGLIRSHWTLPQSLLNLGKHLRSQLTGGRSFTVFPVKQQAATNTSSSEDETGPSSSTVLRRRRVRRNTTSTLTEPQEETLESGLHQDHDREDDREEVKEEDDREEVKEEDDREEVKEEDREDDREEKQQETGVRPPDDVRVRGRCRSIVHTCVVLALVVGACMSFSRLYGTQQIPEEPELFVCLGSDVDPEEPFLNQALKEDADHHHENQEINIKQAQRDDSEMFLKQKATERTSMMAEQQRLTAENQQLSTLQEELRHLRSKLSRLEKTGAGVDSVRSENQRLKEQLEEKKQAITNVHVQREELMAEAQTLKKKLEEERKVTHELRSELNDLRSDVHGSGAEELQSRLTELEKRLGFEKQRSDLWERLYVENKDRAKGDAESTVKRPKKGMAGKVQETFDAVKNSTKEFVHHHKEQIKKAKEAVKENLRKFSDSVKSTFRHFKNSASTLMNKARGFCHGKCDGRDPNAKESWQHRAHRPQNTRKPGHKVHQDRGPNMKGCSGVLDCAYQESTSLFNRAMEPITADEFYQLLQSYVQQEVDHFHHWKELERFINNFFHNGVFIHDQMLFTDFVSGVEEYLADMREYQGLHGDVFGDLDDYVYRHFFGDAYAKHYSPRRPFEKPVTDSKEEVKSRHHQRRQQRARSRPRSGGNSERHMADVKIEVGPLPFDPKY, from the exons aTGTCGGAGACATCGAGTGATGCAGAGTCGTCCTGTGGCTGGACCATTATTACTAATGAG GGTTCAGATATTGAAACATTGTTATTGGAGGCTGTCGTGGATTATGGCACTGAGCTGTCGGAGCGCCCTCCAGTGGAGGAATCGGAGCTGCAGGACACTCATGCCTCTGCACTCG CTGAGTGTGACGAGACGCTGAGAGACCAGACCATGGCGGAGACGCTGTTCTGCTCCCAG GACAGAGACGACGCTGCAGGGAAGGAGCAGGTGACTCTGCTGTCCTCCAGCGATCACTCTGACATTATGACCCTGCGAGACACGAGGGAGGACGAGCATGCAGACGTGGAGGACGAGGCAGCGGCCAGCGAGGAGTCTTACCTGGGCACGTCGTGCAGCAGCCAGTACGCCTTCACTGCTGCAGACACAG CAGGTTTGATCAGGAGTCACTGGACTCTTCCTCAAAGTCTGCTGAATTTAGGAAAGCATCTGAGGAGCCAGCTCACTGGAGGGCGCTCTTTCACAG TTTTCCCAGTGAAGCAGCAAGCGGCGACAAATACGAGCAGCAGTGAGGACGAGACGGGACCGAGCTCCAGCACTGTCCTACGAAGACGGAGGGTGAGGAGAAACACCACGAGCACGCTGACCGAGCCTCAGGAGGAGACGCTGGAGTCTGGTCTGCACCAGGACCACGACAGAGAGGACGACAGAGAGGAGGTCAAAGAAGAGGACGACAGAGAGGAGGTCAAAGAAGAGGACGACAGAGAGGAGGTCAaagaagaggacagagagga CGACagagaggagaagcagcaggaaaCTGGAGTCCGACCTCCTGATGATGTGCGAGTGCGAGGCCGGTGCAGAAGCATCGTCCACACCTGCGTCGTGCTCGCTCTGGTCGTCGGCGCCTGCATGAGCTTCAGTCGCCTCTATG GCACACAGCAGATTCCAGAAGAACCagagctgtttgtgtgtttgggttCTGATGTGGATCCAGAAGAACCTTTTCTAAACCAG GCTCTGAAGGAAGATGCTGATCATCATCACGAGAACCAGGAGATCAACATCAAACAG GCCCAGAGAGATGACTCTGAAATGTTTCTGAAACAAAAAGCCACTGAGAGAACTTCCATGATGGCTGAGCAGCAGAGGCTGACGGCTGAAAACCAGCAGCTGTCCACACtccaggaggagctgagacacCTGCGCTCCAAGCTCTCACGTCTGGAGAAGACGGGAGCTGGAGTCGACTCAGTGAGGTCAGAAAACCAGAGGCTGAAAGAGCAGCTGGAAGAGAAGAAGCAGGCCATCACTAACGTCCATGTGCAGAGGGAGGAGTTAATGGCTGAAGCACAGACGctgaagaagaagctggaggaggagaggaaggtcACACACGAGCTGAGGAGCGAGCTGAACGATTTGAGGAGTGACGTCCATGGTTCAGGAGCAGAGGAGCTGCAGTCACGTCTGACGGAGCTGGAGAAGAGACTGGGCTTCGAGAAGCAGCGCTCGGACCTGTGGGAGAGGCTGTACGTGGAAAACAAGGACCGAGCCAAAGGAGACGCAGAGTCCACGGTGAAAAGGCCAAAGAAGGGCATGGCAGGGAAAGTGCAAGAGACATTTGACGCTGTGAAAAACTCCACTAAAGAGTTTGTTCATCACCACAAAGAGCAGATCAAAAAAGCAAAGGAGGCCGTGAAGGAAAACCTGCGCAAGTTTTCCGATTCTGTCAAATCCACTTTTCGACACTTCAAAAACTCAGCGTCGACGTTGATGAACAAAGCTCGAGGCTTCTGTCACGGGAAATGTGACGGAAGGGATCCGAACGCTAAGGAGAGCTGGCAGCACAGAGCCCACAGACCTCAGAACACTCGCAAACCGGGACACAAAGTTCACCAAGACCGAGGTCCAAACATGAAAGGATGCTCTGGGGTTCTTGACTGCGCCTACCAGGAGTCCACGAGTCTGTTCAACAGAGCCATGGAGCCCATCACAGCCGACGAGTTCtaccagctgctgcagagctacGTGCAGCAGGAAGTCGACCACTTCCACCACTGGAAGGAGCTCGAGAGGTTCATCAACAACTTCTTCCACAACGGGGTCTTCATCCACGACCAGATGCTGTTCACAGACTTTGTCAGTGGCGTCGAGGAATATCTGGCAGACATGCGCGAGTACCAGGGGCTGCACGGCGACGTCTTCGGAGATCTGGACGACTACGTCTACAGACACTTCTTTGGAGACGCCTACGCCAAACACTACAGCCCCAG ACGACCGTTTGAAAAACCCGTCACAGACTCAAAGGAAGAGGTGAAGTCCAGACATCACCAGCGGAGGCAGCAGAGAGCCAGATCTCGACCCCGCTCAGGAGGAAACTCTGAGCGTCACATGGCCGACGTGAAAATAGAAGTGGGTCCGCTGCCGTTTGATCCCAAATACTGA
- the ccpg1 gene encoding cell cycle progression protein 1 isoform X5: MSETSSDAESSCGWTIITNEGSDIETLLLEAVVDYGTELSERPPVEESELQDTHASALAECDETLRDQTMAETLFCSQDRDDAAGKEQVTLLSSSDHSDIMTLRDTREDEHADVEDEAAASEESYLGTSCSSQYAFTAADTAGLIRSHWTLPQSLLNLGKHLRSQLTGGRSFTVFPVKQQAATNTSSSEDETGPSSSTVLRRRRVRRNTTSTLTEPQEETLESGLHQDHDREDDREEVKEEDREDDREDDREDDREDDREDDREEKQQETGVRPPDDVRVRGRCRSIVHTCVVLALVVGACMSFSRLYGTQQIPEEPELFVCLGSDVDPEEPFLNQALKEDADHHHENQEINIKQAQRDDSEMFLKQKATERTSMMAEQQRLTAENQQLSTLQEELRHLRSKLSRLEKTGAGVDSVRSENQRLKEQLEEKKQAITNVHVQREELMAEAQTLKKKLEEERKVTHELRSELNDLRSDVHGSGAEELQSRLTELEKRLGFEKQRSDLWERLYVENKDRAKGDAESTVKRPKKGMAGKVQETFDAVKNSTKEFVHHHKEQIKKAKEAVKENLRKFSDSVKSTFRHFKNSASTLMNKARGFCHGKCDGRDPNAKESWQHRAHRPQNTRKPGHKVHQDRGPNMKGCSGVLDCAYQESTSLFNRAMEPITADEFYQLLQSYVQQEVDHFHHWKELERFINNFFHNGVFIHDQMLFTDFVSGVEEYLADMREYQGLHGDVFGDLDDYVYRHFFGDAYAKHYSPRRPFEKPVTDSKEEVKSRHHQRRQQRARSRPRSGGNSERHMADVKIEVGPLPFDPKY, translated from the exons aTGTCGGAGACATCGAGTGATGCAGAGTCGTCCTGTGGCTGGACCATTATTACTAATGAG GGTTCAGATATTGAAACATTGTTATTGGAGGCTGTCGTGGATTATGGCACTGAGCTGTCGGAGCGCCCTCCAGTGGAGGAATCGGAGCTGCAGGACACTCATGCCTCTGCACTCG CTGAGTGTGACGAGACGCTGAGAGACCAGACCATGGCGGAGACGCTGTTCTGCTCCCAG GACAGAGACGACGCTGCAGGGAAGGAGCAGGTGACTCTGCTGTCCTCCAGCGATCACTCTGACATTATGACCCTGCGAGACACGAGGGAGGACGAGCATGCAGACGTGGAGGACGAGGCAGCGGCCAGCGAGGAGTCTTACCTGGGCACGTCGTGCAGCAGCCAGTACGCCTTCACTGCTGCAGACACAG CAGGTTTGATCAGGAGTCACTGGACTCTTCCTCAAAGTCTGCTGAATTTAGGAAAGCATCTGAGGAGCCAGCTCACTGGAGGGCGCTCTTTCACAG TTTTCCCAGTGAAGCAGCAAGCGGCGACAAATACGAGCAGCAGTGAGGACGAGACGGGACCGAGCTCCAGCACTGTCCTACGAAGACGGAGGGTGAGGAGAAACACCACGAGCACGCTGACCGAGCCTCAGGAGGAGACGCTGGAGTCTGGTCTGCACCAGGACCACGACAGAGAGGACGACAGAGAGGAG GTCAaagaagaggacagagaggatgaCAGAGAGGACGACAGAGAGGACGACAGAGAGGACGACAGAGAGGACGACagagaggagaagcagcaggaaaCTGGAGTCCGACCTCCTGATGATGTGCGAGTGCGAGGCCGGTGCAGAAGCATCGTCCACACCTGCGTCGTGCTCGCTCTGGTCGTCGGCGCCTGCATGAGCTTCAGTCGCCTCTATG GCACACAGCAGATTCCAGAAGAACCagagctgtttgtgtgtttgggttCTGATGTGGATCCAGAAGAACCTTTTCTAAACCAG GCTCTGAAGGAAGATGCTGATCATCATCACGAGAACCAGGAGATCAACATCAAACAG GCCCAGAGAGATGACTCTGAAATGTTTCTGAAACAAAAAGCCACTGAGAGAACTTCCATGATGGCTGAGCAGCAGAGGCTGACGGCTGAAAACCAGCAGCTGTCCACACtccaggaggagctgagacacCTGCGCTCCAAGCTCTCACGTCTGGAGAAGACGGGAGCTGGAGTCGACTCAGTGAGGTCAGAAAACCAGAGGCTGAAAGAGCAGCTGGAAGAGAAGAAGCAGGCCATCACTAACGTCCATGTGCAGAGGGAGGAGTTAATGGCTGAAGCACAGACGctgaagaagaagctggaggaggagaggaaggtcACACACGAGCTGAGGAGCGAGCTGAACGATTTGAGGAGTGACGTCCATGGTTCAGGAGCAGAGGAGCTGCAGTCACGTCTGACGGAGCTGGAGAAGAGACTGGGCTTCGAGAAGCAGCGCTCGGACCTGTGGGAGAGGCTGTACGTGGAAAACAAGGACCGAGCCAAAGGAGACGCAGAGTCCACGGTGAAAAGGCCAAAGAAGGGCATGGCAGGGAAAGTGCAAGAGACATTTGACGCTGTGAAAAACTCCACTAAAGAGTTTGTTCATCACCACAAAGAGCAGATCAAAAAAGCAAAGGAGGCCGTGAAGGAAAACCTGCGCAAGTTTTCCGATTCTGTCAAATCCACTTTTCGACACTTCAAAAACTCAGCGTCGACGTTGATGAACAAAGCTCGAGGCTTCTGTCACGGGAAATGTGACGGAAGGGATCCGAACGCTAAGGAGAGCTGGCAGCACAGAGCCCACAGACCTCAGAACACTCGCAAACCGGGACACAAAGTTCACCAAGACCGAGGTCCAAACATGAAAGGATGCTCTGGGGTTCTTGACTGCGCCTACCAGGAGTCCACGAGTCTGTTCAACAGAGCCATGGAGCCCATCACAGCCGACGAGTTCtaccagctgctgcagagctacGTGCAGCAGGAAGTCGACCACTTCCACCACTGGAAGGAGCTCGAGAGGTTCATCAACAACTTCTTCCACAACGGGGTCTTCATCCACGACCAGATGCTGTTCACAGACTTTGTCAGTGGCGTCGAGGAATATCTGGCAGACATGCGCGAGTACCAGGGGCTGCACGGCGACGTCTTCGGAGATCTGGACGACTACGTCTACAGACACTTCTTTGGAGACGCCTACGCCAAACACTACAGCCCCAG ACGACCGTTTGAAAAACCCGTCACAGACTCAAAGGAAGAGGTGAAGTCCAGACATCACCAGCGGAGGCAGCAGAGAGCCAGATCTCGACCCCGCTCAGGAGGAAACTCTGAGCGTCACATGGCCGACGTGAAAATAGAAGTGGGTCCGCTGCCGTTTGATCCCAAATACTGA
- the ccpg1 gene encoding cell cycle progression protein 1 isoform X2: protein MSETSSDAESSCGWTIITNEGSDIETLLLEAVVDYGTELSERPPVEESELQDTHASALAECDETLRDQTMAETLFCSQDRDDAAGKEQVTLLSSSDHSDIMTLRDTREDEHADVEDEAAASEESYLGTSCSSQYAFTAADTGLIRSHWTLPQSLLNLGKHLRSQLTGGRSFTVFPVKQQAATNTSSSEDETGPSSSTVLRRRRVRRNTTSTLTEPQEETLESGLHQDHDREDDREEVKEEDDREEVKEEDDREEVKEEDREDDREDDREDDREDDREDDREEKQQETGVRPPDDVRVRGRCRSIVHTCVVLALVVGACMSFSRLYGTQQIPEEPELFVCLGSDVDPEEPFLNQALKEDADHHHENQEINIKQAQRDDSEMFLKQKATERTSMMAEQQRLTAENQQLSTLQEELRHLRSKLSRLEKTGAGVDSVRSENQRLKEQLEEKKQAITNVHVQREELMAEAQTLKKKLEEERKVTHELRSELNDLRSDVHGSGAEELQSRLTELEKRLGFEKQRSDLWERLYVENKDRAKGDAESTVKRPKKGMAGKVQETFDAVKNSTKEFVHHHKEQIKKAKEAVKENLRKFSDSVKSTFRHFKNSASTLMNKARGFCHGKCDGRDPNAKESWQHRAHRPQNTRKPGHKVHQDRGPNMKGCSGVLDCAYQESTSLFNRAMEPITADEFYQLLQSYVQQEVDHFHHWKELERFINNFFHNGVFIHDQMLFTDFVSGVEEYLADMREYQGLHGDVFGDLDDYVYRHFFGDAYAKHYSPRRPFEKPVTDSKEEVKSRHHQRRQQRARSRPRSGGNSERHMADVKIEVGPLPFDPKY from the exons aTGTCGGAGACATCGAGTGATGCAGAGTCGTCCTGTGGCTGGACCATTATTACTAATGAG GGTTCAGATATTGAAACATTGTTATTGGAGGCTGTCGTGGATTATGGCACTGAGCTGTCGGAGCGCCCTCCAGTGGAGGAATCGGAGCTGCAGGACACTCATGCCTCTGCACTCG CTGAGTGTGACGAGACGCTGAGAGACCAGACCATGGCGGAGACGCTGTTCTGCTCCCAG GACAGAGACGACGCTGCAGGGAAGGAGCAGGTGACTCTGCTGTCCTCCAGCGATCACTCTGACATTATGACCCTGCGAGACACGAGGGAGGACGAGCATGCAGACGTGGAGGACGAGGCAGCGGCCAGCGAGGAGTCTTACCTGGGCACGTCGTGCAGCAGCCAGTACGCCTTCACTGCTGCAGACACAG GTTTGATCAGGAGTCACTGGACTCTTCCTCAAAGTCTGCTGAATTTAGGAAAGCATCTGAGGAGCCAGCTCACTGGAGGGCGCTCTTTCACAG TTTTCCCAGTGAAGCAGCAAGCGGCGACAAATACGAGCAGCAGTGAGGACGAGACGGGACCGAGCTCCAGCACTGTCCTACGAAGACGGAGGGTGAGGAGAAACACCACGAGCACGCTGACCGAGCCTCAGGAGGAGACGCTGGAGTCTGGTCTGCACCAGGACCACGACAGAGAGGACGACAGAGAGGAGGTCAAAGAAGAGGACGACAGAGAGGAGGTCAAAGAAGAGGACGACAGAGAGGAGGTCAaagaagaggacagagaggatgaCAGAGAGGACGACAGAGAGGACGACAGAGAGGACGACAGAGAGGACGACagagaggagaagcagcaggaaaCTGGAGTCCGACCTCCTGATGATGTGCGAGTGCGAGGCCGGTGCAGAAGCATCGTCCACACCTGCGTCGTGCTCGCTCTGGTCGTCGGCGCCTGCATGAGCTTCAGTCGCCTCTATG GCACACAGCAGATTCCAGAAGAACCagagctgtttgtgtgtttgggttCTGATGTGGATCCAGAAGAACCTTTTCTAAACCAG GCTCTGAAGGAAGATGCTGATCATCATCACGAGAACCAGGAGATCAACATCAAACAG GCCCAGAGAGATGACTCTGAAATGTTTCTGAAACAAAAAGCCACTGAGAGAACTTCCATGATGGCTGAGCAGCAGAGGCTGACGGCTGAAAACCAGCAGCTGTCCACACtccaggaggagctgagacacCTGCGCTCCAAGCTCTCACGTCTGGAGAAGACGGGAGCTGGAGTCGACTCAGTGAGGTCAGAAAACCAGAGGCTGAAAGAGCAGCTGGAAGAGAAGAAGCAGGCCATCACTAACGTCCATGTGCAGAGGGAGGAGTTAATGGCTGAAGCACAGACGctgaagaagaagctggaggaggagaggaaggtcACACACGAGCTGAGGAGCGAGCTGAACGATTTGAGGAGTGACGTCCATGGTTCAGGAGCAGAGGAGCTGCAGTCACGTCTGACGGAGCTGGAGAAGAGACTGGGCTTCGAGAAGCAGCGCTCGGACCTGTGGGAGAGGCTGTACGTGGAAAACAAGGACCGAGCCAAAGGAGACGCAGAGTCCACGGTGAAAAGGCCAAAGAAGGGCATGGCAGGGAAAGTGCAAGAGACATTTGACGCTGTGAAAAACTCCACTAAAGAGTTTGTTCATCACCACAAAGAGCAGATCAAAAAAGCAAAGGAGGCCGTGAAGGAAAACCTGCGCAAGTTTTCCGATTCTGTCAAATCCACTTTTCGACACTTCAAAAACTCAGCGTCGACGTTGATGAACAAAGCTCGAGGCTTCTGTCACGGGAAATGTGACGGAAGGGATCCGAACGCTAAGGAGAGCTGGCAGCACAGAGCCCACAGACCTCAGAACACTCGCAAACCGGGACACAAAGTTCACCAAGACCGAGGTCCAAACATGAAAGGATGCTCTGGGGTTCTTGACTGCGCCTACCAGGAGTCCACGAGTCTGTTCAACAGAGCCATGGAGCCCATCACAGCCGACGAGTTCtaccagctgctgcagagctacGTGCAGCAGGAAGTCGACCACTTCCACCACTGGAAGGAGCTCGAGAGGTTCATCAACAACTTCTTCCACAACGGGGTCTTCATCCACGACCAGATGCTGTTCACAGACTTTGTCAGTGGCGTCGAGGAATATCTGGCAGACATGCGCGAGTACCAGGGGCTGCACGGCGACGTCTTCGGAGATCTGGACGACTACGTCTACAGACACTTCTTTGGAGACGCCTACGCCAAACACTACAGCCCCAG ACGACCGTTTGAAAAACCCGTCACAGACTCAAAGGAAGAGGTGAAGTCCAGACATCACCAGCGGAGGCAGCAGAGAGCCAGATCTCGACCCCGCTCAGGAGGAAACTCTGAGCGTCACATGGCCGACGTGAAAATAGAAGTGGGTCCGCTGCCGTTTGATCCCAAATACTGA